Proteins encoded by one window of Dialister pneumosintes:
- a CDS encoding ABC transporter substrate-binding protein, which yields MNIRKPIIYIGMILLLFVVLDMGFHWKSSSGDVMMETIKVQDSTGEFVTIPKHPKRVVFLNTANLEMYCAVGGREAVVGIPTTSIMSEELRQQVQGVEEVGIVHEPNIEKIISLQPDLVIGINVPMHNRVKEVLKENHIPFYINGLQSIEDTDRTVELYGRLTGDENEADALRKKIKEECDKALHHSRNKTAPRALILFASPNSQNMATGESFAGDIMKRLGGINIADVDSTIHGPYVPISMEYIIRKNPEAIFIVNKGPYKGHFDKVVSDMEKDELWGQVAAVKNKQVYNLPDTLFSSNPGSQVGEAMEFMANLLYGEES from the coding sequence GTGAATATAAGAAAACCTATTATTTATATCGGTATGATACTTCTTTTATTTGTGGTCTTAGATATGGGATTTCATTGGAAGTCTTCTTCTGGAGATGTGATGATGGAAACTATAAAAGTACAGGACAGTACAGGAGAATTTGTTACTATTCCTAAACATCCGAAGCGAGTTGTTTTTCTAAATACTGCTAATTTAGAAATGTACTGTGCAGTGGGGGGACGAGAAGCGGTGGTTGGTATACCGACTACGTCTATTATGAGTGAGGAATTAAGGCAACAAGTACAGGGGGTGGAAGAAGTAGGTATTGTACATGAACCTAATATTGAAAAAATTATTTCACTCCAACCGGATTTAGTTATAGGGATTAATGTACCTATGCATAATCGTGTAAAAGAAGTATTAAAAGAAAATCATATTCCTTTTTATATTAATGGATTACAAAGTATAGAAGACACGGATAGAACGGTAGAACTTTATGGACGATTGACAGGGGATGAAAACGAGGCGGATGCGTTAAGGAAGAAAATAAAAGAGGAATGCGATAAAGCGTTGCATCATAGCAGAAATAAAACAGCTCCTCGTGCGTTAATTTTATTTGCATCGCCAAACAGTCAAAATATGGCAACCGGTGAAAGTTTTGCCGGTGATATTATGAAACGTCTTGGTGGAATAAATATTGCAGATGTAGATTCTACGATTCACGGACCTTATGTACCTATCAGTATGGAATATATTATCAGAAAAAATCCGGAAGCTATTTTTATTGTTAATAAAGGCCCGTACAAAGGACATTTTGATAAGGTCGTATCGGATATGGAAAAAGATGAGTTATGGGGACAAGTGGCAGCGGTAAAGAATAAGCAAGTTTATAATTTACCGGATACGTTATTTTCTTCAAATCCCGGCAGTCAAGTGGGAGAAGCAATGGAATTTATGGCAAATCTTCTATATGGGGAGGAGTCATGA